The proteins below come from a single Felis catus isolate Fca126 chromosome A1, F.catus_Fca126_mat1.0, whole genome shotgun sequence genomic window:
- the EGR1 gene encoding early growth response protein 1 produces MAAAKAEMQLMSPLQISDPFGSFPHSPTMDNYPKLEEMMLLSNGAPQFLGAAGASEGSGGNSSSSSGGGGGGGGGSSASSNSAFNPQGEAGEQPYEHLTAESFPDISLNNEKVLVETSYPSQTTRLPPITYTGRFSLEPAPNSGNTLWPEPLFSLVSGLVSMTNPPATSSSAPSPAASSSSSSASQSPPLSCAVQSNDSSPIYSAAPTFPTPNTDIFPEPQSQAFPASAGTALQYPPPAYPAAKGSFQVPMIPDYLFPQQQGDLGLGTPDQKPFQGLEGRTQQPSLTPLSTIKAFATQSGSQDLKALNTTYQSQLIKPSRMRKYPNRPSKTPPHERPYACPVESCDRRFSRSDELTRHIRIHTGQKPFQCRICMRNFSRSDHLTTHIRTHTGEKPFACDICGRKFARSDERKRHTKIHLRQKDKKADKGVVASSATTSLSSYPSQVATSYTSPVTTSYPSPATTSYPSPVPTSYSSPGSSTYPSPVHSGFPSPSVATTYSSVPPAFPAQVSSFPSSAVTNSFSASTGLSDMTTTFSPRTIEIC; encoded by the exons ATGGCCGCAGCCAAGGCCGAGATGCAGCTGATGTCTCCGCTGCAGATCTCCGACCCGTTCGGCTCCTTTCCTCACTCGCCCACCATGGACAACTACCCTAAGCTGGAGGAGATGATGCTGCTGAGCAACGGGGCTCCCCAGTTTCTCGGTGCTGCCGGGGCCTCAGAGGGCAGCGGCggtaacagcagcagcagcagcgggggcggtggaggtggagggggcgGCAGCAGCGCCAGCAGCAACAGCGCCTTCAACCCTCAGGGGGAGGCAGGCGAGCAGCCCTACGAGCACCTGACCGCAG aGTCTTTTCCTGATATCTCTCTGAATAACGAGAAGGTTCTGGTGGAGACAAGTTACCCCAGCCAAACCACCCGGCTGCCCCCCATCACCTACACTGGCCGCTTCTCTCTGGAGCCTGCACCCAACAGTGGCAACACCTTGTGGCCTGAACCCCTCTTCAGCCTGGTCAGCGGCCTCGTGAGCATGACCAACCCACCGGCCACCTCATCTTCAGCACCATCTccagcagcctcctcctcctcctcctctgcctctcagaGCCCACCCCTGAGCTGTGCAGTACAGTCCAATGACAGCAGCCCCATTTACTCAGCAGCACCCACGTTCCCCACACCTAACACTGACATCTTCCCTGAGCCACAAAGCCAGGCCTTTCCAGCCTCGGCAGGCACCGCACTCCAGTACCCGCCTCCTGCCTACCCTGCTGCCAAGGGTAGCTTCCAGGTCCCCATGATCCCTGACTATTTGTTTCCACAACAGCAGGGGGACCTGGGCCTGGGCACCCCAGACCAGAAGCCTTTCCAAGGCCTGGAAGGCCGTACCCAGCAGCCTTCACTCACTCCACTGTCTACCATCAAGGCCTTTGCCACACAGTCGGGCTCCCAGGACTTGAAGGCCCTCAACACCACCTACCAGTCCCAGCTCATCAAACCCAGCCGCATGCGCAAGTACCCCAACCGGCCCAGCAAGACGCCCCCCCACGAACGCCCCTATGCCTGCCCCGTGGAGTCCTGTGACCGCCGCTTCTCCCGCTCAGATGAGCTCACCCGCCACATTCGCATCCATACTGGCCAGAAGCCCTTCCAGTGTCGCATCTGCATGCGCAACTTCAGCCGCAGTGACCATCTCACCACCCACATCCGCACACACACAGGCGAGAAGCCCTTCGCCTGCGACATCTGTGGGAGAAAGTTTGCCAGGAGTGATGAACGCAAGAGGCATACCAAGATCCACTTGCGGCAGAAGGACAAAAAGGCAGACAAAGGTGTTGTGGCTTCTTCTgccaccacctctctctcttcctacccGTCCCAGGTGGCTACCTCCTACACATCCCCAGTTACTACCTCTTATCCGTCCCCAGCCACCACCTCATATCCATCACCTGTGCCCACCTCCTACTCCTCTCCTGGTTCCTCAACCTACCCATCCCCTGTGCACAGTGGCTTCCCCTCACCCTCAGTGGCTACCACATACTCCTCCGTTCCCCCTGCTTTCCCAGCCCAAGTCAGCAGCTTCCCTTCCTCGGCTGTCACCAACTCCTTCAGCGCCTCAACAGGGCTTTCGGACATGACAACAACCTTTTCTCCCAGGacaattgaaatttgctaa